TCAGCCAGCATGAGCAGGAGCTACCAAAGAACTGTTCCGGTGCACGTTAAGGaatgtgacagttgttttgaaACAGACTTCAGACTTTCACTgctatgtgtttgtttggtccGTCTTAATCGTCTGCTAATCATCCACTGTGCAGGGAAGTGTAGGGAAATAATGCTTGGGTATCAGATTATTAATCAACTGAAACCCTTATCTTTAGGCTCGGGGTTTTTTATGCACTTCAACACTGGCACCGCCAACACTGGGGATACAGCTCTACTGGAGAGCAGGCTCGTTTACCCCAAAAGAGGATACCAGTGTCTTCAGTTCTTCTTCTACAACAGCGCCGGCCCCAGCGACACGTTGAAGATCTATGTACGAGAGTACGACAGCGCTAACCCCAATGGAGCACTGCGTCTTATAAAGACCATAGATGGTGACTATAAATTCTACTGGAGctcaaaaaaacaatttaactgATGAATTCAAGTGATTGTCAACTTGCTGTTGGATCAATTCTGTGTTTTACCTGTTGTGCTGTAACAGGATCCCCTCAGGAGCTTTGGCAGCTGCACCACGTGAGTCTAGACGCCAAAAAGAAATTCCGCGTTGTCTTCCAAGGGGCCAAAGAGGGTTCAGGGCCCTCGACGGGAGGAATGTCACTGGATGATATCAACCTTTCTGAGACCACCTGTCCAGAGTTTGTATGGCGAGTGAGTAActtcagtgatgtcatggaTAAGACCCCGGCAGACACACCTATCTTCAGCCCCCCGTTCACCTCGAAGGAGGGTTACACCTTCCAAATGGGGCTGTACCCCAGCGGCAAGGCAGGCTACCCCGGTGAGTTGTCGGCCTACGCTCATCTGGTGGCCCGTGAAGGTGACACCGGACAGACATGGCCATGTCCCTGGAAACAGATCACCATGATGCTGATGGACCAGCACCCCCACATCCAAAAGCGCATGTCTAACCAGCGCAGTGTCACCACTGACCCCAACATGACGGCAACAGGTGTCAAAACGATTTAAACTGTTCTTTACGTAAAAACAAATtcagacaataaaaaaatactgttttgcTGTCAAAATATATCTAACATCCTTTTCAACAGACTCCAACCAGTTTTTCTGGGATGACCCGCGCAAGGTGGGGGTTGAGGTCACAGATGCAGATGGGTCCAAGTATTTCCGAGGGCCAGGCGCCGGCACTCCAGTGTATCTCACCCACCTCAGAGCAAAGAGCAGGGATTTTATAAAGGGAAAAGACGCCATCTTTCTCCTCACCATGGAGGGTAAAAGCACCggatcacacaaaaacattgtGTTCAAAGACATCAAAAATATAAGAAACGCAATGCCCAAAAAGCAAGCCATTCATCCTGTCAGACATTATATGAATCACTCATTCATCAGCTGTATACTCATCTCTACCATCCATGATTCAAATGCCCACTTGTCAGAAAAAACACTACAGTCAATCATGTGATACAATCATTGCCTGTTGTTCCATGGTCCTCCACATGGATACACTTAACCAATTTCTCATCTTCTGTCCCTCTTCAGATGTGTCTCATCTGACAGGGGTGCAGCCTCCACCGTCTGTAATCCCCACCCCCGGCACCACTGTCGCCACTGCAGCCCCTGGCGTCTGCTTAAATGTGGAATGTCTGAATAATGGAGTCTGCGTGGTGGACGGGGGAATGCCTGAATGCAGGTGTGTGCTCTTTGGaaactgagagagagatgggTATGGCGTGTAACTAAGGTCTGAAATTGAACCAGTAATGGTTTTGATGACGCAGCGCGCAGTGTAACCATTTGGCTACCAAGGCTCTCAAGGTGTGACAATCAAAAGGGTCCTGTCTgactttttcaaatcaaaattgAGCAATCAGAAGCCTACTCGTGTTGCAGTAtataacatttaataaatgttcACAACACTACTGTAATTGTACGCAGCTATAAGGTGCTTTAAGTGTTCATCAGTGTAGTTTTCAATAACTTTAATCCCCCATGCGAAGTCCCCAGTCGCTGAACGCTGGTACATGAATAGATAATGACAAGTAATAGCTGTAATTGTATAAAATATGTCTTCATACGAAAGGTTTTTATGGTTGAAAATACTTGCTCATGTCCTGAGGCTGCCTTTAACTACATTGTGTAATACGAACAGCGTATATGTTTATGTAATGCTAAATAAACGAAAACTCTAAATTGAAATGTTAAAGTGCAGCATAAAGAATCGGAACTGGGGGAAACCGCTAGCCTATGTCTGTCGAAAGGCAACAAAATCATGCTACAGGCATCTCTTAAACTCACCATCAAGCCCATCAAGCTCATCTTTGAGGAACGCTAGTcctttccagtctttgtgctaagctaagctaaccacctGCTGGTGGTGGCTTCGAATTTATCATTCAGACACATGGGagtgttttttgtcttctaaTCACATTCCATGAAAGAGAATAAATGAAAGCAGTTCTCTGGTTATGAGAGTTAACAAAGTACAATTATGCATGTACCGTCTTGAAGCAAAACTCTGACGCacttgagtatttacattttctgctattttatacttccactccactacatttggaGGGAAACTTGGTACTTTTCACTGCACTACATTTAACAACTTTAGTTTCTGATCGCATTGCAGATTGCTTGCTGGATTACAGCCATAGcagcaaataaataataataataataataataataataataataataataataaaaactgatcctgataatcagaaaaatgctgaatatcagatctgataactGAACAGGCCAATAACGCCGACACCAAGTATACAGTTTagacatacatgtaaatatatgtttaattgACTTTTTACTCATACTTTTGATACTTGTACATTTATGGCAAGAAAAATATTCCTCATATCAGGTACTTTACTTAAATACCATTTGTATGGATGACTTTCACTTTTCTCAAAGTTATATTCTTACACCATATCTTTACTTTActagtatgacttttgggtacttaaTACATAAACACTGTAGtttacaaaatgtcaaactattcctccAGAGGCCTTCTGCCATTCAATATTATATATCAATTATTTGACCCTCCAATAATGCACTTCATCTAGATGAAACCCCAGAAAAGATTTTCATCACTCTGTAGATGCTTATAAGGGAATATATTcaagtctgattttttttcccctctcatccTTTTTCTCCACTCTCCAGGTGTGATGTAGGTGATGACTGGTGGTACTATGGAGACCGCTGTCAGAACAAGGGCTCCATCAAGGATAAGACAACCCTTGCACttgcctcctctctgtctgtgctgGCAGCAATGCTGATCATTACATTAGTCACTGTCGTCTGTTTGAAGAAGAAGTATAAGAAACGTGCAACGGATGACGGTATCACCATGAGAAACGCTGGTGCCACGTGTTGAATATGCTAAATATCTTGTAGAGCAGGTTTTGGATTTAGAGATGTTTAGCTCAAGCCTTAAGCCATCATAAACTTCAGATCACAACATTGTATGAGGGTGCCCCCTTCTGGTCATCCAATCCAAACTAAGAATGTTATTGTAAATAAGATTATTGTGTAATTCTTAAGTTTTATGTGAACAATTTTTACAATCAGATGTGAAAACGAATTATTAAAAAGCAAATCCCAGACACCATGACTTATATTCACAAATTTAAAATTTATTATACCAAAGACAGGAACATCTGTGTTGTCTCTTTTCCATGTGGATATATTTGTTTGTATTACTGAACTTGACACAGTCATGCCGGTGATAACAGTTACTGTAGGAGGGAGGTGGGACTAATATTgagtgtgcatgtatgtgtgtttgtgtgtgtgtgtgtgtgtgtgtctgtctgtgtgtgcgtgcgtgcatgcaaAGTTCCGTCTGTTTAGTGTTCAGTAGATACAGTGATGACTACAGGACATCACAATCGAACAAAGTGGAGCAAACCATCGCAGCCGTGAAAGTTAAATTGCATGGAATGTTGTTTCTGACCTGCAATTGCACATATACGtgaatttgtatgtgtgtgtgtgtgtgtgtgtgtgtgtgcgtgtgtgtgtaatagtGGGTCTACGTTGTAGGATAAAAACGGGGGTGACACCTCCATAACAGCAAACTCTTAGTGAACCTCACATCCTCCCCGCCACTAAAAACCTTCACCGACATACAGGTACGCAGTTCCTTTAAAAAGCATCAGTATACAACATTTTCTCTTATTTACAatcattggaaaaaaaaaaaaaaaaaaatcaccatttCTCTCAGAGAAGATTAGTAAAAGTGACTGAGTCACCATAAAGAGTATGCAACTCCTAGGAGTTAGTATTTAAAATTTCTACAAAAAATTTCTATGCCATTTTACAGGCCAAGAGCCATGATTTACTGAAGAAATACAGTATTTTAAGTGCCCTATCTACAACAGTTAAGTGTGGTATTACTGGTGTACCATTCGACATAGTTCACTGATAATAAAAAGATTATgtgtctctgtttttaaaaagttcttTCAGCAACTTCACTGCTTTCACATTAAAAGATATGGTAAGttcttacaaaacaaacaaacaaacaaaccatggAATTCGTTATCCATATTAACAAGTGTTGTGGCGAGCTAATGCTATTGCAAAGAGACTAGTGTTTGATTACATACTCAGCTGGATGTCTAGTGTAAAAATCAGAGTTCCACTGTCTGTGAGAAGGGCACAACCATGGACACCAGGAGCTGTGTTCACAGGCTATTCAAGAGGGTTAAGTATCGTTAAAGGGCTCATTTGCTTGTTTCGTTCTATGAATTGCTTGGGTAAAAACGAGTGGAGCGGGTTACAGTGCATGGTTTCGTCGATGATGAGGCTGTGTGGAGCGAGAAAGGCTGTTTAGAAAAAGCATGATCGCACTTTTTCATGTGCATTTTACAGCCTCTTGAGGAATCTCATTTGTTTGTGTCCATATGCGGAAAAAGATTGATGGCAGGCGTCTGTGCATGCTGCAGCTGGGAGGGAGATGAGGCTGTAGTCGGTGGTGTTGCTGTTCAGAGAGGGGTGTCGTAGTAGTCCGTGGGCTGATCGGTCCCAGGCGGCTTCTGCTGTCTCTGCTGATGCTGCTTCATGAtttccttcacctcctcctccagctcaggCGGGATGATGAACTGGTCGTCTGGGTCGGGCTGGGCCGGAGCTGTGAAGTAACCCCCGGACTTCTTAGAGGGAGCATCGGCAGCCACCTCAATAAGGTTGTGACTCTTTTCCTGGCGTGCCACTGACCCATTAACCCTCCTTTTTCCTGCCAACTTTCCTCCGTCCCCGCCTCCTGCTCCGATTCCCTGCCACGACTCATCTCTATCCAGGCCGTTCTCAGCCTCACCGAGGCTCATGTCGACCCCTTCCTCCAGGGGCTCTGGGGTGCATggcggtggaggaggtgggggaagAGTCAGCAGGGTCGCCTCCTGGCTTGAGGATGAAGGTAATGATGCTTGGggtgaggacgaggaggaggtggactcTGCTTTTAAGCAGTGGACATCTGCCTCGACTTCCACGCGGCTCCCGTTAGAGAAAACTCCAGCGATGGGCTCCTCATCCTCGCTGTCCAGCCCGTTGTCAGAAAGGGCACTGGAGAAGGTGGCACTAGACAGCTGCCTCTGGAAGGAGCCTGCTAAGCAGGCGGGGTGGAGGGCACAGCAGCTGCGAGCGGAGGGCAGCTCTGAACCTGGGAACAGGTACTGGCAGGGCTGGGTGGTCGTGTGGGTCTGCTGGTGCTGTAGGGACAATGTATGGGCTTGATGGTGCAGGTGCATGTGAGCGTGGTGGGGCTGCTCGTGCAGCAGCACCAAGGAGCTCTGTGGTGGCTCATCGGATGAGGCTGTGGAGCCTACCTCGCTGCTCATCTCGCTGGTGCTGATCTCGCTGCTGATTTCACTGCAGGAGGAAGGCGGCACAGGGAGAGAGCCATCTGAGGGCCGCTCCTTGATGGCAGAGGACGATGGGGGGTAGGGGCCCAAGCCGGGGCTAGGTGGTGGCTGGGGAGGCtcagaacagcagcaggagcagcaatCTTCACTCACACTGAGCTGGACCACAACAGCGCTGAGGCTGTCTGTGCAGCCGTAGCCCTGCGCCAGCGTGCACAGCTTCTTGGCAGCAGCCAGGCCGTCGGGGACGTTTCGAACAGCCTCCACAGCCTCGGTGGGAGACACAGCATCCCACAGGCCCCGGCTCCCCAGAATGAAGAACTCATCCTGGGGGGTGAGAGTGACGGTCTGCACGTAAGGACAAGGGATGACGGATGGGTAGAGAAAGGAGTAGCCCATGATTCGCGTGGAATCGGTCACGCCATTCACCTTATTGTCCTGCGGAAAAGAGCATAAACAACTCAGTGCTCATGCAGCGCACATTTAAAATTGAATTTACGTTAATGTACTCCCCACTGATTTCAATGTACTTGGGATGCTTTCAAGGTACTCTACCTCAGTGATAATGGCTCTGTGCTGCCTGATCCTACGGTATTCCTCCTCGAGGCCTACGTTGTGAAGCAGCGACAGTGACAGCGGCTTTCCGTCACGACACAGGATTGCCTGGCACTTGCCCACGTTAGCTGCTGTGAGGGTGAAGCAGCCACCGGGGTCAGTGGGGTCGTGGCGAATGTGACACAGAGCTGCTGAGCCGCCCAGTTTCTGCCCCGCTGTTCCAAGTTTTCTGTGGAGGCAAAAGAAGAGGAGTCGGTTAAAATTCCGAGTGTCCATGGATTAACTGCGCAGATCATAGCTTGTGCTGAAGCTTAAAATACTGTATGTCAGGGATGATTCGTAACAAAAGAGGACAGCTGATAAAATGAGCTAAATTAGTACCTTTGCATGACGAGGAAGGTGTTGGTCATGTAGTCCTCCTCGCTCTTGGTCTTGTGCAGTTCTTCAGCCAACACGTCGTTCATCGTGCACTGCAGAAGGTAGGGCACTTCCACGTTCCTGTCGCCGTCGAACACTCCGTACAGAGCCTCCCGACTCCCACAGAAGCTGTTCACAGAGAGAGCTGCGACGCACAGtctggaaagaaaacaaagagaaggccAAGACGTCTCAGTGAGGAAACAATACGGTCTTCAAAGACATAATAACTCCTCTGTTCTCATATTGATCAGACTGTTCCACACTCTAATAAACAATGGAGACAATGGATGCCGTCTAGGATTTGTCGGACTGGAAGAACATTTTTGATCAAAGCTGACGGGCCTTTAAGCATCGCTCACACACAtggaaatggaaacaaaaaatcGCTTGATTCTCTTCGTTAACATGCAAATTAAAGTGTTGAATGCCAATTTAGCCCATGAAGAGATGCTCTAGCATGTGACTGTAAGTGCCTTGTGCTTTCAATAAGCACTTCTTAAAGATTTCCTTCATTTGAGTCATCCGACTTCAACAGTGCACATTCTCAAGAGGTTTAGATTAGTGAGGCTTCACTGGACCACTGTGATGGcggttgtgtgcgtgtgttttttaTCATTGACTGATTGAACTCACTTGTTCTTGACGCCCGAGGCCTCCGTGTAACCATGACTCCACACAGCAGGCCCACCAGATGTCTCACTCGACGAAAAGGTTGGAGGCGGATCGATACGGAAGCAGCGAATATTactgaaaaacaccaaaacatgaAATAGATTCAACTCACTGTTGTGGAAGAATAAAGATACACAAGCTATTGACAGAAATCTATTCAGGCTGTTCATTAAAAGTTGGTTTTGGTTAGCGATTAGTTTAGATGACAGTAATTTTGAGCGAACACTTGGAccataacagaaaaacaaaaaagaagacgaTACTCCAAAATGTAGGTTATAGTCATACTGGagaataaacaacaacatactTGAGCTGCTCGAGGGTCTTGTGGTCCAGGTTGAGACGAGGGTTTCCGGTCAGGTCGAGCTCCTGAAGTTTCGGAGGCAGATTCTCCGGCAGAGTGATCTCAGTCAGCTCGTTGCAGCTCAGGTCCACGCACTGACGACATGGGAGCAGACGCGAACACTCACAAACGTGCACATACTGTAAAAGCTCGAAGGCTCATACATAACGCTGCAAACATAGACACGCGGAGAATGTGCTGCTACTACTGTCTTACTTTCATCTCCATCAGCTGCATGACCTCAGGAAAGACCTCGATGGAGTTGGAGTGGGCGATCAGCGTGTGCATCCGCCGGCAATTCATGATGGTGGTGGGCACAGTCTTCAGCATGTTTCCACTCAGgtccacctcctccagctcctccagcttgGCCATTTTACTGAAGATGAAAGAATGAGGGGAGAGCATTAGGAGAGTTTTGCATGTAAAAGGATTATTTGTCATCAACTGGGCAAGTATCAGGACGACATCTATCAGTTAAAATCCTTACACTACATTCTTgcatttttgtacttttgttaATTGAATCTTTTGAAAGAAGTCCACTTACACTCTTTGACACTATTGCAAACTATATTCTTCTAATAGTCTTAATAAATTAGAAAATAGAACAGAATAAAATCGAGTTACGTATCTGACAGCTATGTCTTGTTATCTCTGCACATGCTGTACGTTATTTGTGGTGTCAGCAAGTACAAAAGTGCAGTAGACACAATTTGTTTGAGTTAAATCAGAGAAACAAACGATTCTTTGACATTTCAACAATAAAATATCCAGAACAAATCTGAATTCTAAGAAAGAAAAattaaaggataaaaaaaaccacaatCATGAACATATCCACTAATATACTGTTTTCTCTCAAACATCAATACCAGTATCACCTGTTGAAATAATCAGCAGGTGAATTGTGAAATACAGGTGAGCGCGTCAAGAGAGGAGCAAATGTAAGTTGTTCACCTGGCTGGGAAGGTCTGGAGATGGTTGTAAGCCATGTGGAGGATGCGCAGGTGTGTGTGGCCCGTTAGCATGGGCACGCACTTGTCCGTCAGCCGGTTGTTGGTCAGGTAGAGCTCCTGCAGGATGCTGTGGCTCTCCTCTGATAGGCTGGATGGCGGCAGGTGCTCCAGCTTGTTGGCTGATGCGTTTACGCATCGTATGCTACGAGAAGAATATGAAAATACAGATTCATTTTTTGCGCCTGAAAAATACTGATGAGTCACTTTTAAATACAAACTTCTGCATGAATTCGTCCCCGTGTGACCCCCATTAacagcctctccctctcccatcCTAGTGCTGCTcggctgttttttatttgcctgtcATCCGTGCCCTTGGATGTCTTGTCCTCGATTAAATTCCAACTCATTATTTCTGTCCTTCATCTTCATATATACCTGCATTTTCCCCTCGGGCTTAATCTTCCTGTCAGGTGTCGGGTGCGTTATCTGATAAAAGACAAATGTATTGCGGCTGATGATTAATGCTACCTGTCGGATTTGAGGAACAGGTTGCAAGGCAGCTCCACCAGTTGATTGTGCTGTACGTCTAAAAcctccagcagagggcgctccACTCTTTCGGGCAGCTTCTGCAACTGGTTATGTCCTGCACTCAGCTTCCTCAGACTGTTGCTGCAGAACAACCTGCAGCATGGAGAACACACAGATGGTTGGGTCAGTGCTAGGACATCAAGGATAAGCGTATAGATTATTATGATCATACAATGGTGTTTCGAGATACAGACAGATATGCAGATGGGTAAAACTTCCACACATTTTCCCACACAACTGGCTTTTTGAGTGAGTGGGCTGTAATTGAAGTGGGCTGAAACAGTCATggaaatgaggaggaggaggaggatgggggcgAGGATGAGGatgtgaaaacagaaaatagcAGCGCCTCTAGCGGAGCCTGCAGCTGGAATTCATCATTCTGACACGTATTgggtaaaaaataaatcagcagaCAATGAGGGgaccagaggaagagagagagaaaaattaaaaataggggaaagggagggaggacgGTTGACAAGAGCTGATGCGAGACAGAGCGAAGAGGAGGAAGCGAGCGGCATCTGGGCTGACCTTCTAAAAGGCTATATAAAGAGGGGAGAGAATGGACGAAGGCTAGGGAGGTTACAGGCTATCGGTGTGATTTATGAGGCTCTATGGGGGATAGATGACTGGCCGGCAAAAAAGGGCAGGCAGAATAATGCAGGACTGCACTCCGTTTACAGGCTTACAGACACGTTcgcagagggggggggggagacttACCGCGCCGGGAGCTCAGTGATGAGGTTGTGGCTCACGTCCAGAACTTCCAGTTTCTTAGCTTCACACAGCCAGTCTGGCAGGGACTCCATATGgttcctgcaggaggagagggggatgatgatgatgaattatGTGCAGTTTGTAAAGCGGGATGCCTAACATGGAGTACAACGTAGCAGGATACTGTTTGAATTCCCAACAGTCCTGGTCTAGAAAAGTTGAGTTAGCAACCTCAGTTCTGGTGAAAAAACTGTCTATCTTCCCCACATTATTTGGTGATATTTAGATCCACTTTATTGTGTTACTGAATCTCAGCTATGTTGCGTTTCAGATAATGCGAGTGCTGCAGGAATCAGTCCTAAAAACCTTGTCACAAAGTCAGCTGGCTTTTTTTAATAGGATTTCGGCTAGATATCTGAAATCAGGCCTGCGGTTAATTCAAGCTTGAGGGGTAACCAATCTTATACAGtgaagtgtgttcacaggtcttgggAAGTACaactgcacatgtgaaaaaagtagtttaaagccttttgtggctccagaggaagctgcatgtaatccgataaattgcctccagtgatgttactcagtggctaaattgcattgtgtgtaatgtaggtggcagattttaaaaaactcagtccactgctctggcattgcactcctataacactgttggactcattatggacagtttaaaaacaaataatcaaaatggATACTAAGGGCTTTATTCTACTTTTATCACATATGCAATAGTGCTACTTAtggcctgtaaacacactttaatggtggagttgccctttaagaGTACACTGTCTCTTGTTATGTCTAATTGTCTAATCCTGAACTGTTGGGGGGATTGTCCGCCGCTCAGCTGCTTCTAATCACCTTGATCTCAGTCCAAACAGACGCAACTAATTCAAGACAAGCACGTGTAAGGAGTTCCCCTTCAAGAAAGTTCTGTTCTACGACATGATTATGTTTGTAAATACTAATAGTCAATAACTGAGTCTATAGAGATTGTCCAGGACATTGCGCGTCATCACAGCAAACATGGAAGCCCATCCACAGACTTTACTTGCAAACTGTTCTAACTTTTACAGTTGTATATTTATCAATTATATTAAAGTGTGTGTAAGCCGGCATGTTAGCTGTGGTCTGTTGAAGTTATGCGCCTGTAGTGTCATTTACTTATAGCCGAatgttagctttttacttctggtgATTGCATTTACGCTTAACTGAGTATAATAAACTTTTTGCGTGCCTGTTTGTTGAGGGATCCGGGGCGATGCAAATGTCCGTGTTAGACTACCGAAGATATGTCATCACAAGTGCCGTAGTCAATTTTCAAACGGCGGAGTGTTATTTTTGATGACTTTTTATTGACCACAAAGAAACTAACTTGAGTTGCCAATTTTTCACTTACAAACCCTACAGTGGAGGCTGACATGGAAAGCTGTCTTACATCATCCCTTAGAGTTCAACACACTTTCAAAAACCTGTGCACGAGGTATTTTTCTGTGCAGCTTTCAAGATCTTTGAAGCTCAATTTTCCCTTTCCTGGGCAGAGATGATATACTGTAAATAAGCtactttttttccaaaatacTTTTTCCAATTGTTTgcttgtcttgtgtgtgtgtgtgttctgtcagGGAATTTTTCTCACCTCGAGATGTCCATGTAACTAAGATTGGAGGGCACAGGGCTGACATCCAGTTGTCGCAGCTCTGTGGGGAGAAATCCAAACACATTAACCTACAGCAAGGACAGACGCGGTCTATTACAAAAGCAGGTGGATGGAAAACGAAGGGGCGCATTtgtgaagagagggaggggagggcggGGTGACAAGTTAGAGAAGGATGATGGAGAGGGACAATGTGACCGCGGCGCTGATGAGAAAAATGAATGCATTAAGAGAGGGAGACGAGCACGGGGAGAAATGATGTCATATGGGAACAGAACGGAGGCAAGGTAtgtgttcattttcatttggGAACCAGTGAGGTAGCGATGTGTGAGAATGAAAGGGATCCATCTTGTCTAAACACAAGACTGCCCttgcagaaaaacatgaagtCGTGCCAAAACCCACCGTTGTTGGAGGCGTAGATGCCTTTGAGCAGGCAGCCCTTGGTCCTGAGGCTGGCGATGCGGTTCCTCTCGCAGTGGAGCACCTCCAGCCTGGGGAAGACCGAGGCGTCCAGGTCCGTCAGCCTGTTGTCCCTCACGTCCAGCTGGGTCACGTGCCTCAGCAGGTCAGGCTCATCAGGCACCATGCTGGAGATCTTATTCAACCTgacagagggagcagggaggaggcAAAGGTTCAAATACGATTTGGATGCGGTTGAACGGCACAGTGGCTGTGGCCTTTCTTGCAAGGCAGGGAACATGCCTCAGGTGATGGTGATTTATTGTGCCGCTCgtttgagtttgtttgttgCTAAGTTGTTCCTGTGCACAACGTTGACAGTGTTGGTTTTGACTTGCAATGAGAGCGGCCAATTTAAATTGTTATCATGCTGTCATCTACAGATGAAATCTCACAAtgttcaaacattcaaatattaGAAAACACCTGCGCAAAAAACTGATAagatgcagcaaaaaaaaagaggcaaaatgaagttaaaatgtgataaaaaacaaatgctattgtgaaataaaaacagacttacAACAAAAAATGCGATAGGAATTAAAGTGATGTATAATAAACTCTGTTGCGGAGGAAGAAGTGCCAACTAGTAAatggtaattttttttattttcaatcgATTTGTCGATAATCTTTACAACTAACCAATCTTTGGTTTACTCTATACATTTTCCTAGAGCTCAAGATGAGtccttcaaaacttttttttcaaaatgtttagtTTATAGTTacacaaaacagagaagagcagTAAACTGTCATAACCAAGACCCTCAACACAGGAAATGTTTtgcaaatggttacttaaaaaaatcatatcatcacatcatcaaaatagttttttatttttctgtctatCAACTCCACATGAGTTGAAAAAGTTGCTTAAACGATAAGTTGAACGACAAAAAAACCCAGCAACAA
The sequence above is drawn from the Sparus aurata chromosome 21, fSpaAur1.1, whole genome shotgun sequence genome and encodes:
- the mep1bb gene encoding meprin A subunit beta — translated: MAGRKSTGGLVLHIVLLLCGSSLCSPRAKLPDYDVDGGRDLDIFDINEEAGLNLVEGDIVLDETQTRNSIIGDQYRWPKTIPYYMEDDLEINAKGVILKAFEQYRLKTCIDFKPWSGEENYISIFKGSGCFSSVGNRKVGKQRLSIGTNCDRIATIEHEFLHALGFWHEQSRADRDDYVEIMWDRISEGKEHNFNTYDDTTSSSLGVPYDYGSMMHYSKNAFRNGTEPTIVTKIPAFSDVIGQRMEFSDSDLLKLHRLYNCTKGSTFLDSCDFERENICGMIQGPGDKADWVRVSTAAGGPSTDYSNMGKCTGSGFFMHFNTGTANTGDTALLESRLVYPKRGYQCLQFFFYNSAGPSDTLKIYVREYDSANPNGALRLIKTIDGSPQELWQLHHVSLDAKKKFRVVFQGAKEGSGPSTGGMSLDDINLSETTCPEFVWRVSNFSDVMDKTPADTPIFSPPFTSKEGYTFQMGLYPSGKAGYPGELSAYAHLVAREGDTGQTWPCPWKQITMMLMDQHPHIQKRMSNQRSVTTDPNMTATDSNQFFWDDPRKVGVEVTDADGSKYFRGPGAGTPVYLTHLRAKSRDFIKGKDAIFLLTMEDVSHLTGVQPPPSVIPTPGTTVATAAPGVCLNVECLNNGVCVVDGGMPECRCDVGDDWWYYGDRCQNKGSIKDKTTLALASSLSVLAAMLIITLVTVVCLKKKYKKRATDDGITMRNAGATC
- the phlpp1 gene encoding PH domain leucine-rich repeat protein phosphatase 1; this encodes MESVQAVAEDGASDGGATKLMKKPSGLSVARGTPADDGGGHSAPSRVEAKNGTSHAHSASTVGSSASNRAVASNGRSSSSNSSSLLLRRRRLKRNLSAAAAATATPAVTAACGAKMNSALSSASLHTRSLDRKTLLKHRQNMQLQPADREWVRADLHRGSIHVHDRLTPSYPRPVLCTMDTTAGEVALRLSKLCSKSSSVMRIFCKDNPKTDQNGNCNVKYEYNDNPCKVNDDSSIKCSHLTGLESSELRGHPSDRLRLLLMENADERQKQQDVDGKLFTPESESQDNITCSLSDLNSNSNIDTPNDDDSEHRNGVDSYGLNSGSDVESSAFDDLSSGARLSEHRDSLSDDMVLGTEASILSPSFDSATEGHDMYGSSSDELELDCPASSSSMDPISQHHTNGIAAVTANYQQCNMEHLNNMANNMGAESRLNQHSLGSLPPSSSGGSLSRACSTGNTPDIQDPDCGRSALKPGLTADHNGDSCDSSPTLYVQLHGEAVRRLSPDESPLQIQNDFLFKLGFKDPWRVQEEGLNTEIGSLLRFYAGKPQSMESSERVQLSGTYNVRKGKLQLPVNRWTRRQVILCGTCLIVSSIKESQTGKMHILPLIGGKVEEVKKHSHCLAFSSAGPQSQTYYVSFDSFTEHLRWHRHAAKMVSQRINSVDLSCCSLEQLPPNLFYSQDLTHLNLKHNFLPADQRLQQLQRFSRLRSLNLSNNHLGHFPLAICDIPTLTEVNLSCNYLVSVPGSVGAMTNLQTFLLDGNSLDELPNELGSLQRLSYVGLSFNQFDHVPQVLEQLGSMEKLCMAGNNLETLTLQNFRLLRIKHIDLRLNKISSMVPDEPDLLRHVTQLDVRDNRLTDLDASVFPRLEVLHCERNRIASLRTKGCLLKGIYASNNELRQLDVSPVPSNLSYMDISRNHMESLPDWLCEAKKLEVLDVSHNLITELPARLFCSNSLRKLSAGHNQLQKLPERVERPLLEVLDVQHNQLVELPCNLFLKSDSIRCVNASANKLEHLPPSSLSEESHSILQELYLTNNRLTDKCVPMLTGHTHLRILHMAYNHLQTFPASKMAKLEELEEVDLSGNMLKTVPTTIMNCRRMHTLIAHSNSIEVFPEVMQLMEMKCVDLSCNELTEITLPENLPPKLQELDLTGNPRLNLDHKTLEQLNNIRCFRIDPPPTFSSSETSGGPAVWSHGYTEASGVKNKLCVAALSVNSFCGSREALYGVFDGDRNVEVPYLLQCTMNDVLAEELHKTKSEEDYMTNTFLVMQRKLGTAGQKLGGSAALCHIRHDPTDPGGCFTLTAANVGKCQAILCRDGKPLSLSLLHNVGLEEEYRRIRQHRAIITEDNKVNGVTDSTRIMGYSFLYPSVIPCPYVQTVTLTPQDEFFILGSRGLWDAVSPTEAVEAVRNVPDGLAAAKKLCTLAQGYGCTDSLSAVVVQLSVSEDCCSCCCSEPPQPPPSPGLGPYPPSSSAIKERPSDGSLPVPPSSCSEISSEISTSEMSSEVGSTASSDEPPQSSLVLLHEQPHHAHMHLHHQAHTLSLQHQQTHTTTQPCQYLFPGSELPSARSCCALHPACLAGSFQRQLSSATFSSALSDNGLDSEDEEPIAGVFSNGSRVEVEADVHCLKAESTSSSSSPQASLPSSSSQEATLLTLPPPPPPPCTPEPLEEGVDMSLGEAENGLDRDESWQGIGAGGGDGGKLAGKRRVNGSVARQEKSHNLIEVAADAPSKKSGGYFTAPAQPDPDDQFIIPPELEEEVKEIMKQHQQRQQKPPGTDQPTDYYDTPL